Proteins co-encoded in one Oreochromis aureus strain Israel breed Guangdong linkage group 3, ZZ_aureus, whole genome shotgun sequence genomic window:
- the LOC120434572 gene encoding uncharacterized protein LOC120434572: MAGEPGVTVGEESTFKWNKEQTTLLIRLRGENDHLFTGVKNSATVAWRTILEKMGLQGTVTPSQARKKWDILKTKYKECKYPGSGEGVSGKPTAATWPWFALMDEVIGQRPSIRPPVLLSTLREDTPGPSSAVGDRNGAESDTDEGKVSRPHQQGRGNGIGMTSCSTSSGRACSNKGRRRREGRRRAGSEWTDSSQSWNV; the protein is encoded by the exons GGAACAAAGAGCAAACAACACTCCTCATCCGATTACGAGGGGAAAACGAccacctcttcactggggtgaagaattcTGCCACTGTGGCATGGAG GACTATACTGGAGAAGATGGGCTTGCAGGGGACAGTCACCCCCTCGCAGGCAAGGAAAAAGTGGGATATCCTCAAGACAAAATACAAA GAGTGCAAGTATCCAGGGTCAGGAGAGGGTGTAAGTGGTAAGCCCACTGCTGCCAcctggccctggtttgccctcatggacGAGGTAATAGGACAGAGGCCGTCCATCAGGCCCCCTGTCCTACTGTCCACGCTCCgtgaggacactccagggccaagtTCAGCAGTGGGTGACCGAAACGGAGCAGAGTCTGACACTGATGAGGGGAAAGTCAGCCGACCACATCAGCAAGGAAGAGGAAACGGGATCGGGATGACGAGCTGCTCCACCTCATCAGGGAGGGCATGCAGCAACAAAGGGAGGCGGAGGAGAGAAGGGCGCAGGAGAGCAGGGAGCGAATGGACAGACTCTTCTCAATCCTGGAACGTCTGA